One Parageobacillus sp. KH3-4 genomic region harbors:
- a CDS encoding ABC transporter ATP-binding protein has product MVRLYTKDLNIGYHEHLIVKNLNIEIPDQKITAIIGPNGCGKSTLLKTLTRIIAPQSGTVVLDGKQIFNENTKVLARKMAILPQTPESPGGLTVGELVSYGRFPYQKGFGHLTKKDYEVIDWALEVTGTIEFKYRPVDSLSGGQRQRVWIAMALAQETDIIFLDEPTTYLDMAHQLEVLELLQKLNVEQGRTIVMVLHDLNQAARFADYIIALKDGKIVKAGNGDEVMTRDVLKQVFHIDAEIGRDPRTNKPICLTYHLLKGE; this is encoded by the coding sequence ATGGTTCGCCTGTACACAAAGGACTTAAATATTGGCTATCATGAACATTTAATTGTGAAAAATTTAAACATCGAAATTCCCGATCAAAAAATCACAGCCATTATCGGACCGAATGGCTGCGGCAAGTCTACCCTCTTAAAAACATTGACGCGAATCATTGCGCCTCAATCAGGAACAGTCGTTTTAGATGGCAAACAAATCTTCAATGAAAATACAAAAGTCCTTGCAAGAAAGATGGCGATTCTTCCCCAAACACCGGAAAGTCCAGGCGGGCTGACGGTCGGAGAACTGGTCTCCTATGGCCGCTTTCCTTACCAAAAAGGATTCGGACACTTAACAAAAAAAGATTATGAAGTCATTGATTGGGCGCTTGAAGTAACAGGGACGATCGAGTTTAAATACCGCCCTGTCGACTCGCTGTCTGGCGGGCAACGCCAGCGTGTGTGGATCGCCATGGCTCTTGCTCAAGAAACGGACATTATTTTCCTTGACGAACCGACTACCTATTTAGATATGGCCCATCAACTAGAAGTATTGGAGCTATTGCAAAAACTGAACGTTGAACAAGGCCGGACGATCGTCATGGTTCTCCATGATTTAAACCAAGCAGCCCGTTTTGCAGATTATATTATCGCTTTAAAAGACGGAAAAATTGTGAAAGCCGGAAATGGCGATGAAGTGATGACCCGTGATGTGCTTAAACAAGTATTTCATATTGATGCCGAAATTGGGCGAGACCCTCGGACGAACAAACCAATATGCCTGACATATCACTTACTGAAAGGAGAATAA
- a CDS encoding iron-hydroxamate ABC transporter substrate-binding protein — MKKLLIPFIVLMVLVMSACSGKTTENKDNSAAKEKKPETITYQSENGPIEVPAHPKRVVVLSSFAGHVMALGVNIVGVDQWSKMNPRFQDKLKNAEVVSDEDIEKIIELKPDLIIGLSNTKNVDKLSKIAPTVTYTYGKLDYLTQFLEIGKLLNKEKEAKAWIDDFKKRAQKAGEEIRAKIGENATVSVIENFDKQLYVFGNNWGRGTEILYQEMKLKMPKKVEEMALKQGYYALSLEALPQFAGDYLIISKNPDGDNSFQQTETYKNLPAVKNHRVFEANAKEFYFNDPITLEYQLDFFKKHFLGK, encoded by the coding sequence ATGAAAAAACTATTGATCCCCTTCATCGTGCTGATGGTACTAGTGATGAGCGCTTGCAGCGGCAAGACAACAGAAAATAAAGACAATTCCGCCGCAAAAGAAAAGAAACCAGAAACGATTACGTATCAATCTGAAAACGGACCAATCGAGGTTCCTGCCCATCCGAAACGTGTGGTCGTGCTGTCGTCCTTCGCCGGCCATGTGATGGCCTTAGGCGTCAACATCGTTGGTGTTGATCAATGGTCAAAAATGAATCCTCGCTTTCAAGACAAGCTGAAAAATGCCGAGGTAGTGTCTGACGAAGATATCGAAAAAATTATAGAACTAAAGCCGGATTTAATTATTGGTTTGTCCAACACGAAGAACGTCGATAAATTAAGCAAAATTGCTCCTACTGTCACGTATACGTACGGAAAATTAGATTACTTAACGCAATTCTTAGAAATCGGCAAACTGTTAAACAAAGAAAAAGAAGCAAAAGCTTGGATCGATGACTTTAAAAAACGGGCGCAAAAAGCCGGAGAAGAGATTAGAGCGAAAATTGGCGAAAATGCCACTGTTTCTGTCATCGAAAACTTCGATAAACAACTTTATGTTTTTGGAAATAATTGGGGTCGAGGTACTGAAATTCTTTATCAAGAAATGAAGTTAAAAATGCCTAAAAAAGTGGAAGAAATGGCGTTAAAACAAGGTTATTATGCACTGTCATTAGAGGCTCTTCCTCAGTTTGCTGGCGACTATTTAATCATTAGCAAAAATCCAGATGGCGACAATTCATTCCAGCAAACGGAAACGTACAAAAACCTTCCGGCAGTAAAAAATCACCGGGTATTTGAGGCAAATGCGAAAGAGTTCTATTTTAACGACCCGATCACATTAGAATACCAACTCGATTTCTTTAAAAAGCACTTTCTAGGTAAGTAA
- a CDS encoding alpha/beta hydrolase, with translation MAYKKTEQASMMVKNTTVREFTIPRTEQRVMYSRAGNREYRIFVARPDGEPPPSGFPVIYLLDANAVFGTMVEAMRVQASRSDKTGVVPTVIVGIGYPTEMPFAPARFYDFTMPASVDELPARPDGTAWPEMGGAEAFLKFIEEELKPEIECEFEIDRERQALFGHSLGGLFALHVLFTKPTAFRTYIAGSPSIHWNKRFLLEAEQQFVSRLERETLNVDILLAVGELERSHKSRISNNAKELAERLSALAHRGVYVEFEEFEGEGHVSVLPALVSRALRFASRRK, from the coding sequence GTGGCCTACAAGAAAACGGAACAGGCTTCGATGATGGTCAAGAACACTACTGTCCGCGAGTTCACTATACCGCGGACTGAACAGCGCGTGATGTATTCGCGCGCTGGGAACCGAGAATATCGAATTTTTGTGGCCAGACCTGATGGAGAGCCGCCTCCTTCGGGATTTCCGGTTATCTATTTGCTAGATGCCAATGCCGTATTCGGAACGATGGTGGAGGCGATGCGTGTGCAAGCGAGTCGATCCGACAAGACGGGAGTCGTTCCAACCGTGATCGTCGGCATTGGCTATCCGACAGAAATGCCGTTTGCCCCTGCCCGTTTTTATGATTTTACAATGCCGGCATCTGTTGACGAACTGCCTGCCAGACCTGACGGAACCGCGTGGCCGGAAATGGGAGGGGCAGAAGCATTCTTAAAATTTATTGAAGAGGAATTGAAGCCGGAGATAGAATGTGAGTTCGAAATTGACAGAGAAAGGCAAGCGCTCTTTGGGCATTCACTTGGTGGGCTTTTTGCGCTGCATGTGCTTTTCACCAAGCCGACTGCCTTCCGGACGTATATTGCGGGAAGCCCATCCATTCATTGGAACAAACGATTTCTTCTCGAAGCGGAGCAACAATTCGTGTCCCGTTTGGAACGAGAAACGCTAAATGTTGACATTTTGCTGGCAGTCGGAGAATTAGAGAGAAGCCATAAAAGCCGTATAAGTAATAACGCAAAGGAGCTTGCCGAGCGCCTGTCCGCTCTTGCCCATCGCGGAGTATATGTGGAGTTCGAGGAATTTGAGGGGGAAGGCCACGTATCGGTATTGCCAGCTTTGGTCAGCCGCGCCTTGCGGTTTGCATCGAGAAGAAAATAA
- a CDS encoding iron ABC transporter permease, translating into MIQSALIKKQRRILVILLVLIIATMVMGMGTGYSSLSYDRLIPVLFGQGTFKEEFILFSIRLPRIVITLLAGMSLALSGAILQGITRNDLADPGILGINSGAGVGVAMFFLFFPVQSDSFAYLIPLIAFISALFTACFIYLLSYKRNAGLQPVKLVLVGVGFSMALSGAMIVLISSAERTKVDFIAKWLAGNIWGDDWPFILAILPWLIVLIPFTLYKANRLNILELSEPVAIGVGLEIQKERILLIITAVALAASAVSVTGGISFIGLMAPHIAKALIGPRNQLFIPIAILIGGWLLLFADTIGRNIAGGIPAGIMVSLIGAPYFIYLLLRK; encoded by the coding sequence ATGATTCAATCGGCGTTAATCAAAAAACAGCGGCGGATTCTAGTTATTTTACTGGTATTGATCATAGCAACAATGGTGATGGGGATGGGAACAGGTTATTCCTCCCTATCTTATGACCGGCTGATTCCCGTCCTTTTCGGCCAAGGCACGTTTAAAGAAGAATTTATTTTATTTTCCATCCGCCTGCCGCGGATTGTGATTACGCTTCTGGCCGGAATGTCCCTCGCGTTGTCGGGCGCTATTTTGCAAGGAATCACTCGAAACGATTTAGCTGATCCCGGCATTTTAGGCATTAATTCTGGCGCCGGCGTCGGAGTGGCGATGTTCTTTTTGTTTTTCCCTGTACAGTCGGATTCTTTTGCTTACTTGATTCCGCTTATCGCTTTTATTAGCGCTTTATTCACGGCTTGTTTCATTTATTTGCTATCGTATAAACGAAACGCAGGCCTTCAACCAGTAAAATTAGTGCTCGTCGGAGTTGGATTTTCCATGGCGCTTTCTGGGGCCATGATTGTACTCATTTCATCTGCCGAACGGACAAAAGTAGATTTTATCGCAAAATGGTTGGCTGGGAATATTTGGGGAGATGATTGGCCGTTTATATTGGCCATTCTTCCATGGTTAATTGTGCTTATACCGTTTACATTATACAAAGCAAACCGGTTGAATATATTAGAATTAAGTGAACCGGTGGCAATCGGGGTCGGATTAGAAATTCAAAAAGAGCGCATTTTATTGATAATCACTGCTGTTGCTCTAGCCGCTTCCGCCGTTTCAGTCACCGGAGGAATTTCCTTTATCGGACTCATGGCTCCGCATATCGCAAAGGCGTTAATAGGACCAAGAAACCAACTATTTATCCCGATCGCCATTCTGATTGGCGGATGGCTCTTATTATTTGCTGACACAATCGGGCGCAATATAGCAGGCGGTATTCCAGCAGGTATCATGGTCTCCTTAATCGGCGCGCCATATTTCATCTATTTATTACTGAGAAAATGA
- a CDS encoding iron ABC transporter permease, protein MTAKTERSIPFIYKFIVALFALVGMFLIAMVLGAANTTIKDVWLALASHVKNEQILIIRELRLPREIAAIFVGAALATAGSIMQGITRNPLADPGLLGLTAGANAALAVTMAFIPSANYFYITIACFIGAAVGSMMVFGIGAMKKGGFSPLRIVLAGSAVSTFLYAVAEGVGIYFKISKDVSMWTAGGFIGTSWHQLQVIVPFIAIGMLISLFLSRQLTILSLNEEVAVGLGQKTMQIKTILFLAIVLLAGASVALAGNMTFVGLMVPHIVRTMVGTDYRFIIPMSAILGATLMLLADTLGRTINAPYETPVAAIVAIMGLPFFLFIVHKGGKSLS, encoded by the coding sequence ATGACGGCAAAAACGGAACGGTCTATCCCGTTTATCTATAAGTTCATTGTTGCCCTCTTTGCACTTGTCGGGATGTTTTTGATCGCTATGGTGCTAGGCGCGGCAAATACAACCATAAAAGATGTCTGGCTTGCCCTCGCTTCCCATGTAAAAAATGAGCAAATTTTGATTATTCGTGAGCTTCGCCTCCCACGTGAAATTGCTGCGATTTTTGTTGGAGCAGCATTAGCCACTGCCGGTTCGATAATGCAAGGAATCACGAGAAACCCGCTTGCTGATCCTGGCCTGCTTGGATTAACGGCTGGTGCCAATGCGGCATTGGCCGTTACAATGGCCTTCATTCCCTCGGCCAATTATTTCTACATCACGATTGCTTGTTTTATCGGAGCAGCTGTCGGATCGATGATGGTTTTCGGCATTGGCGCAATGAAAAAAGGAGGCTTTTCTCCTCTTCGAATTGTACTGGCCGGCTCTGCCGTTTCCACATTCCTATACGCGGTCGCAGAAGGGGTCGGCATTTATTTTAAAATTTCAAAAGATGTGTCGATGTGGACGGCAGGAGGATTTATTGGAACTTCATGGCATCAGCTTCAAGTCATCGTTCCCTTTATTGCAATAGGCATGCTCATTTCCCTCTTTCTCTCAAGACAGCTGACCATTCTTAGCCTAAATGAGGAAGTGGCAGTTGGGTTAGGGCAAAAGACGATGCAAATAAAAACAATCCTGTTCCTTGCCATTGTCCTGCTCGCTGGCGCTTCTGTGGCGCTTGCCGGAAATATGACGTTCGTCGGTTTAATGGTGCCTCATATTGTTCGGACAATGGTGGGAACGGATTACCGTTTTATTATACCAATGTCAGCAATTTTAGGAGCGACTTTGATGCTTTTGGCTGATACACTTGGCCGGACGATCAACGCACCGTATGAAACACCAGTGGCGGCAATCGTTGCGATCATGGGCCTGCCTTTCTTCCTGTTTATCGTGCATAAAGGGGGGAAATCACTCTCATGA
- a CDS encoding NAD(P)/FAD-dependent oxidoreductase: MEREELYDVTIIGGGPAGLYAAFYSGLRKMKTKLIEYQPQLGGKLHVYPEKIIWDVGGHAPITGEQLRQQLIKQGLTFHPTVVLNEKVVSIKRQNDGIFVLSTASGQQHFSKTVIVAVGSGILKPKKLEIEGAEKFEATNLHYTVESLKRFKDKTVIISGGGNSAIDWANELVPIAKKVYLTYRNEALKGHESQVTQLLNSSAVCYFNTSITKLIASANHEVIERVELTNHETGEVIYLPVDEVIVNHGYERDTSLLENSELDIKMADNDYIAGNANCESSVPGLYAAGDILKYDGKLNLIIGAFQDAANAVNSAKRFIEPAADPFGMVSSHNEIFKKQNQEFIKQMMK, translated from the coding sequence ATGGAACGGGAAGAACTGTATGATGTGACGATCATTGGCGGAGGGCCAGCGGGACTTTACGCTGCTTTCTATAGCGGGCTGCGGAAGATGAAGACAAAGCTGATTGAATATCAGCCGCAATTAGGCGGGAAACTGCATGTCTATCCAGAAAAAATAATTTGGGATGTGGGAGGGCATGCGCCCATTACAGGAGAACAGTTAAGGCAACAGTTAATAAAGCAAGGTTTAACGTTTCATCCTACGGTCGTATTAAATGAAAAGGTAGTGTCCATTAAGCGTCAGAATGATGGCATTTTTGTGTTATCGACGGCTTCCGGACAGCAGCATTTTTCGAAAACAGTGATTGTGGCGGTAGGAAGCGGTATATTAAAGCCGAAAAAGCTAGAGATAGAAGGGGCAGAAAAATTTGAGGCAACGAATTTACATTATACGGTGGAATCGTTAAAGCGTTTTAAAGATAAAACCGTGATCATTTCTGGCGGCGGAAACTCTGCTATAGATTGGGCGAATGAATTAGTGCCGATTGCGAAAAAAGTGTATTTAACCTATCGAAATGAAGCGTTAAAAGGTCATGAATCACAGGTAACGCAATTATTGAATAGTTCAGCTGTTTGCTATTTTAATACGTCGATTACCAAATTAATCGCCAGTGCGAATCATGAAGTCATTGAACGTGTCGAGCTGACAAACCATGAAACGGGAGAGGTTATATATTTGCCGGTGGATGAAGTGATTGTCAATCACGGTTATGAACGTGATACGTCATTACTTGAAAATAGTGAGTTAGATATTAAAATGGCCGATAATGATTATATTGCAGGCAACGCGAATTGTGAGTCCTCCGTACCCGGGCTCTATGCGGCTGGCGATATTTTGAAATATGACGGAAAGTTAAATTTAATCATCGGTGCTTTTCAAGACGCAGCAAATGCGGTCAATAGCGCCAAACGGTTTATTGAGCCTGCGGCTGATCCATTTGGAATGGTTTCTTCGCATAACGAAATCTTTAAAAAACAAAATCAGGAGTTCATTAAACAAATGATGAAATAA